The following DNA comes from Gambusia affinis linkage group LG21, SWU_Gaff_1.0, whole genome shotgun sequence.
actaACTCAtggaaaaacaagattaaactTTACTGTGGTACATACCTAGAGTAACACAGTGTGTACATCTTACACATCAGCATCtgcaataagacaaaaagaaaaaaatccattatgTTAGTTTATGAATAACTTTCCAGacaatcattttcaaaatgtatgtaTACTGTATATCACCAATTAGCTTGTGGCCTAAGGTATAGtggaaaacaatttctttcaaCTGAGTTTCCACAAGGTGGTTCAAACAAATTTATCAATAGAGGGCAAAAGGTTAAAAGCAGTACCCCATTCGTGGAGTGTTGTCGTTCCCACATGTGTCACTCTGCACATGTAGCTCTCTCCTTCCACTGGAGTGAAGTTTGCGTGCTTGGTGAGGTGGTAGTGCCAGTTGTCCTCAAAGGCCAGGTCAGTCTGCTTGACATCAGCTATTTCCTGTCCATTCTTCAGCAAGTCGATTTTGATCTCTGGTGGGTGGAAGCCGCTGACGTGGCAGATGAGGACGTTTCTGCTCTTGTACAGCCCAGGGTTGCGACTGTAGATCTGCACCTTTGGTGATACTGACAAAGACATGCAGCATTAACACATCTTCAGAAACGACTTCAAGataattcaaaaacattatatgcttttttttattattattattattaataagtcTTAAAATTGGAGTGATGAATAAAAGTTATGGCATTTGGAAAactgcaaatgtgtttttttttttactttttctttacaCCTGTTAGTGactttctaataaaatgttacaGGTAGTTACACAATTGTGCAGCTACCTAAGGTTTAATGAATATCCAGTTCTTCCTCTTTTATTCTGACATGAATTCTTTTTTTAGGTTGACACATTCTATATTCTAATGCATGGTCATCCCTAAAGGCCAATTAAGGAACCAATCAACTCAACAAGGAAGAAGCTCGGAGA
Coding sequences within:
- the LOC122824030 gene encoding beta-2-microglobulin-like, whose protein sequence is MKELVFLVVVLFTSYAVMAKTVSPKVQIYSRNPGLYKSRNVLICHVSGFHPPEIKIDLLKNGQEIADVKQTDLAFEDNWHYHLTKHANFTPVEGESYMCRVTHVGTTTLHEWDADV